The Pseudomonas chlororaphis subsp. piscium genome contains the following window.
AGCGCGTCGGCCACAACACCGACTGCCTGGGTTTTGCCGAAGGTTTCCGCCGCGGCTTGCAGGGCGTGGCCCTGGAGCGTGTGGTGCAGATGGGCGCCGGCGGCGCCGGTGCGGCGGTGGCCCATGCGCTGCTCAGCGAAGGCGTGCAGCAGCTGAGCATCTTCGATGTGGAAAGCGCCCGCGCCCAGAGCCTGGCAGATAACCTCAACCAGCATTTCGGCCCCGGCCGGGCCAAGGCCGGCGTCGACCTGCCCACCACCCTGGCCGCCGCCGACGGCCTGGTGAACACCACACCGATGGGCATGGCCAAGCTGCCGGGCATGCCGGTGCCGGTCGAGTTGCTGCGCCCTGAGCTGTGGGTCGCGGAGATCGTCTACTTCCCCTTGGAAACCGAGTTGCTGCGCAATGCCCGCGCCCTCGGTTGCCGCACCCTGGACGGCGGCAACATGGCGGTATTTCAGGCGGTGAAGGCGTTCGAGCTGTTCAGCGGCGTGGCGCCGGATGCCCAGCGCATGCTCGCGCATTTCCAGAGCATGAATGGCTGACCGTGCATGACCGGGTCGGTGCGGGGCCGTGATCAGCCCCGCTCTCGACAGGTGCCCGCCGTACGGTGAGGTACCCCATTGCAATACCCCCCTTGCGACTACGCACGTTCCTGACGACCGGCTGGCCGCAGCCGGCCGTGCATCACGCCGTGCGCCAGCAACCCCGCCAGCAACCCCCAGAATGCGCCGCCCAAACCGAACAAGGTGATATTGGCAGCGGTCGCCAGGAAGGTGATCAAGGCGGTTTCCCGGCCATTGGGCTCGACCAGCGCGGTGGCAAGACTCCCGCCGATCGCACCCAACAGGGCCAAACCCGCAAGGGTGGTGATAAAGGTCGCCGGCAGGACCACGAACAGCGCCGCCAGGGTGCTGCCGAAAATCCCCACCAGCAGATAGAACACCCCACAAGCAAGCCCGGCCAGATAACGCTTGGCGGGCTCCTCATGCGCCTCCTTGCCCGTACAGATGGCGGCGGTAATCGCGGCGACGTTGAATGCATGGGAACCGAACGGCGCCATCAACAAGGAGCCCAGCCCTGTCACCGTAAGAATTGGATTGGCACTGGTCTTGAATCCGTCGTTGCGCAGCACCAGCATGCCGGGCATGTACTGGCCGGTCAGGGTGATCAGGAACAACGGCAGGGCCACGCTCAACAGCGCATTCAGCGAGAACACCGGCAAGGTCAGCACCGGCACGGCCGGCTTGAGTTCGAGGCCGGCGAAACTGACTTGCCCCAACCCGAGCAACAGCACGATGCCGATCAGCAATACCCCGACAATCGCATAACGCGCGGTAAAGCGGCGTAGCAGCACATAGCTGAGCAGCAGCGCGCCCACCAGCAAAGGATCCACCCCCGCCCCGTCGAAAGCGCCAATCCCGAAGCGCAGCAAAATGCCCGCCAGCAGGCCCGCCGCGATTCCCGGCGGGATCAGCTTCACCACCCGCTCGAAATAACCCGACATCCCCAGCACGACGAAGCCGACAGCCGACAGCATGAAGGCGCCGATCATTTCCGGGTAAGGCGTGCTCGGCAGTACCGCGATCAGGAAGGCCGCGCCCGGGGTCGACCAGGCGGTAATGATCGGCTCGCGGTAGCGATAGCTCAGCCAGGCGCCGGTCAGGCCGACGCCGATCGAGATCGACCAGATCCACGAAGCGGTCTGCTCGGGACTCAGCCCCGCCGCCTTGGCCCCCTGGAAAACCAGAATGAAGGTTCCCCCGTAATTGACGATGACCGAAATCAGCGCGGCAACGCTCGGATGCAGCAGGTCAGCGATTCTGATGCTGGCGGTTTTCATCGGTGGGCCCCTCTGGATGTGTTGGCGAGGCGAGGGAGTATCCGCAGGTAATGGTCTGTATAAAATATCCACTTTCCATCAATATCCCAGACCACTTTTCCAGCTTGTCGCGCAGTCCAACGATCCACAGGCCCCCGATGAAAACCCGTAAAACCGCCTATCCCATCTGGAACCGTCTGCAACTGGCCAAGGACGGCCACTTGTCCTTGCGCGAGCAATTGCTGCTGTTCCTGCGCAAAGGCATCGCCGAGGGCAGCGTCAAGGCCGGCATCCGCCTGCCGGCCTCACGTGTGCTGGCGGCCCAGCTGGGGCTGTCACGCATGACCGTGACCGAGGCCTATGGGCAGTTGATCGCCGAGGGGTTCCTGGAGGCCCGGACAGGTTCGGGCACCTATGTCATGGCCCGCATCGCCGAACCAACGGCCTCGCCGCCCGCCCGGACAGGGGCCACCATCGGCTCCACCCGGGCCCGGGCGTTGACCGGGAACGACTCGATGTCCGTGGCCCCCGCCGCCTGGCCGCTGACTCCGGGCCTGCCGGCGCTGGACGCCTTTCCCTATGCCCTGTGGGGGCGCCTGGAAGGTCGGTTCTGGCGACGCCGGCCACTTCCCGACCTGTCCTACGGCGACCCACAGGGTTTCCTGCCATTACGCGAAGCCTTGGCGGCTTACCTGGGCGCGGCACGCGGGGTGGTCTGCCAGGCCAGTCACATCGTGATTACTCCCGGTGCCCAAGCGGCGGTGTCGATTGCGACACTGGCGCTCACCGACCAGGGAGATCGCGTCTGGGTCGAGAACCCCGGCTACGATGCGGCCTACCGCAGCGTGTTGCTGGCTGGCGTGCAGGCGGTGGGCGTTCCAGTAGATAAAGAAGGGCTGGATGTGCAGGCCGGCCGCCGGCTCGCGCCAGACGCCAGGCTCGCGCTGGTATCACCTTCACACCAATATCCCCTGGGGGTCGGCATGAGTCTGGCGCGACGCCTGGCCTTGCTGCAATGGGCCCACGATGCCGATGCCTTCATCCTCGAAGACGATTACGACAGCGAGTTCCGTTACGGCGGCGCGCCAACACCGGCGCTCAAGGCCCTGGACGGTCATCAGGGGCGGGTGATTTATGTGGGGACCTTGAGCAAGCTGCTGGCGCCGGGGCTGCGCCTGGGGTTCCTGGTCGCCCCCGAGGCGGTGGTGGACGTGTTGCGCAAGGTGCGCAATGGCAGTGGCCACCGCGTACCTTTGTCGCTCCAGACGACGGCGGCGGAGTTCATCGGCAATGGCCACCTCGGTAGCCATATCCGTCGTAGCCAGGCGGTTTATGCGCAACGTCGCGCAGCCTTGCTGGCGGCCATTCACAACGCCGGCAGCGAGCGCATGAGGGTAGCCAGCAGCGTTACCGGATTGCATCTGCTCGCCGAACTGCCCGATGGCCTCGACGACCAGGCTATCGCTGCCGCCGCCCATGCCCGGAAAATCGGCGTCGCACCGCTGTCAGGTTTTTTCGTTGGCGCCCAGGGCCGGCCACGTCCTGGCTTGTTGATGGGCTTTGGCAATACCCGGGCGGAGTCGATGCAGGATGCGGTTGAAACCCTATGCCGCCTGATCGATCGGCAGCGGGGTTCAACCCTTTAGGCAATCAGGCCTGCAAGTAACGCAGCACCGACTCGCAGATCATCTCGCGATGACGCTGCTTGATCGTCTCGTCGGGCAGGTCGATCTGGAAGATCTCACCGAAGGTGTGGCGGTTGGACACGCGGTAGAAGCAGAACGAGCTGATCAGCAAGTGCACATCCAGCGGGTCCAGGCCGGCGCGGAACACGCCCTCGTCGACCCCGCGCTGCAGGATCTCGCCCAAGGCATGGAGGATGGTGTTGTTCATCGCCTTGATCGTCTCGGAGTGCTTCACGTACTCGGCGTTGTGAATGTTCTCGATGCTGACGATGCGCACGAAATCGACGTTGCGGTCGTGGTGATCGAAGGTGAACTCCACCAACCGGCGAATCGCATCGCGCGGCGCCAGTTCCGCCAGGTGCAGGCGGCTCTCGGTGCTGCGGATATCGCCGTAGAGCTTCTCCAGCACCTCGACGTACAGCTGTTCCTTGCTGCCGAAGTAGTAATAGATCATGCGCTTGGAGGTGTGGATGCGCTCGGCGATGGCATCCACCCGAGCGCCGGACAGGCCCTGCTGCACGAACTCCACAATGGCTTCTTGAAGAATGTTCTCGCGGGTCTTTTCCGGGTTGTTCTTGCGACTCTTGCGCGGCTCGTTCACGGACTGCTCGGGCACTACGGAGAGTTCTGTGGTCATTGTCATTCTGGGGCTCACGGCCATCGCTGCACACGCGGGCGATTATGGGCCGCGTCGCGCAGCGAAGGAAAGCAGGACGGCGGCCCTTTGCCTCCGCCGTTACGAAACTCCTACAACTTGGCGTGCCGCACCGCGCCACTGCGCGACTTGGCCATGGCCGCCAGGCGCACCGCGACGTTCGCCGCGCCATAGCCGACATAGCCATTCTTGCGCTGGATGATCTCAAAGAAGAAGCGCCCCTCGAACGGCTCGGTGTAGACGTGGAACAGCTCGCCGCCCTGGGCGTCACGGTCGTAGAGCACGTTGTAGTAGGCCAGCTCGCTGAGGAACTCGTCGTCGAAATCGAAGCGTGCCGCCAGGTCGTCGTAATAGTTCAGCGGGATGTCCAGCAGCGGTACACCCGCCTCCTTGGCCCGGCTGACTTCGGCAAAGATGTCGTCGCAATCGAAGGCGATATGATGCACGCCCGAGCCGCCATAGCTGGACAGCGCATGGGAGATCGCGGTCTTGCGGTTCTCGGAAATGTTCAGCGGCAACCGAATGGTGCTGCAACGGCTGCGCAGCGCCCGGCTCTTCACCAGCCCGTAGGGGTCGGGCAGCACCACTTCGTCGTCGGCGGTGAAATCCAGCAGGCTCTTGTAGAACAGCACCCAGCTGTCGAGGTTGTCGGCCGGCAGTGCCATGGCCATGTGGTCGATGCGCTTGAGGCCGCCCTTGGCCACCACCCCGGGAAGCATATTGAAATCGGTGTCGTACAGGTTCTGCCCGCCCTGCTCCTGATCCACCAGGTAGATCAGGCTGCCATCCAGCTCGCGCACGGCGGCCAGTTCCAGTTCGTTGGGGCCCACCAGCCCGCGGTACGGCTGGCCCTTGTAGGCTACCGCGCGCTCCAGCGCCTTGGCGCTGTCCTTGACCCGGATCGCCGTGGCGCACACCGAAGGGCCGTGAGCTTCGAAGAAGCTGTGGGCGAAGGAATAAGGCTCGGAGTTGAGGATCAGGTTGATATCGCCCTGGCGCATCAGGCTGACGTTCTTCGAGCGGTGCTGGCCGGCCTTGGCAAACCCCAGGCGTTCCAGCCAGCCGCCGAGCTTGGCGCCCAGCGCTTCGTCCACGGCGAACTCGAGAAACTCGGTGCCGCCGTATTCACTGGCCGGCGGCGGCGCGAACAGCGTATCGATATTGGCCACGGGCGTGGCTTCCTGCGCCAGGCGCTGACGGGTTTTCTCTTCGAGGTACAGCAGCGAACGCAGGCCGTCCGCGGCGTTGGCCCGGGGTGGCGCGGCGCGGAAACCGTCGTTGAAGATCTCCAGGGACAAAGGCCCGGTGTAGCCGCTCTTGATGATCGGCGCGAGGAACCCCGGCAGGTCGAAATCGCCCTGCCCCGGGAAGCAGCGAAAATGCCGGCTCCACTCCAGCACGTCCATGGCCAGGATCGGCGCGTCGGCCATCTGCACGAAGAAGATCTTGTCCCCAGGAATCTCGGCGATCGCCGCCGGGTCGCCCTTGAGCGACAGGGTGTGGAAGCTGTCGAGCAGCACGCCCAGGCTTGGATGGTCGGCCTCGCGGACGATGTCCCAGACCTGTTGATAAGTATTGACGTGCCGGCCCCAGGCCAGGGCTTCGTAGCCGATCCGCAGGCCACGGCTGCCAGCGCGCTCGGCCAGCAGGCGCAGGTCGTCCACCAGGATCTGCCGGTCGCCGACACTGTCGGCCGCGGCATTGCTGCACACCAGCACCAGGTCGGTGCCCAGTTCCTGCATCAGGTCGAACTTGCGCTCGGCACGCTCCAGGTTGCGTTGCAAGCGGTCGCGGCGGCAGCCTTCGAAGTCGCGAAAGGGTTGGAACAGGGTGATGGCGATGCCCAGGTCCGCGCACATCTGGCGGATTTCCCGAGGGCTGCCGTCGTAGTAGAGCAGGTCGTTCTCGAAAATCTCCACGCCGTCGAAACCGGCGGCGGCGATGGCTTCGAGTTTTTCCGGCAGGGTACCGCTCAAGGAGACGGTGGCAATGGAACGCTGCATGTTTCAACTCCCGGTAATGACTACAGATCGGGCGCCGTGCCTGTGGCCGCTGCCGCAGGTACAGGTTTGTTATTGGATGGAGCGGATTATTGAGCCGGGCATTGCAGACAGCAATTCAAAGTGTACGAACCAGTTAGTTTTTCGTGCGATTATCGAACAAAATGGCCGTTGGCGAATTGACGATTTTTCGTCCACTGCGCACCATCGACAGCACATTGAGCCGGCACCGAACCGCTGGCTTCAATCGCCAAAGACCCAGAACACACCATAAAAATTTCAAAAATCGGGTACACCCTCATGCTTGCACTCAACGCCACACCTCTCTGCCTGGTCCTCCGGCTCTCACCCGGCCACACCTCCAACCGCCGCCTTCAGACGGACGCACTACGGCCCCTGGGCTGAACCGTGCTTGCACGCTGACCCGACCGCTTTCAATCGCCGCGCCCGATGCGCGTCGAGCAAAGCACTCAGCCGATCGATCATTGCGTTCACCCGCGACCCGTCCGCCCAGCCGACGATCGATCACGCGCCCTTGAGTCCCGACGAGTTGTCCCTCGTCAGTCATTGAACGGATGGCACACATGATTCCTTCTCAAAGCTCCCGCATGGCCCCGAGCGTCGGCACCGCCTCCGGCGGCATCGGCGACAAGATCCGCGGCGCCATGGCGGTCGGCAAGACCCGCTGGGGCATGCTCGCCCTGGTGTTCTT
Protein-coding sequences here:
- a CDS encoding shikimate dehydrogenase encodes the protein MTQQNTVLAGLIGAGIQASRTPALHEHEGDAQGLRYLYRLIDLDQLQLDSNALPDLLLAAERMNFTGLNITFPCKQSIIPLLDELSPEARGIGAVNTVVLKDGKRVGHNTDCLGFAEGFRRGLQGVALERVVQMGAGGAGAAVAHALLSEGVQQLSIFDVESARAQSLADNLNQHFGPGRAKAGVDLPTTLAAADGLVNTTPMGMAKLPGMPVPVELLRPELWVAEIVYFPLETELLRNARALGCRTLDGGNMAVFQAVKAFELFSGVAPDAQRMLAHFQSMNG
- a CDS encoding benzoate/H(+) symporter BenE family transporter translates to MKTASIRIADLLHPSVAALISVIVNYGGTFILVFQGAKAAGLSPEQTASWIWSISIGVGLTGAWLSYRYREPIITAWSTPGAAFLIAVLPSTPYPEMIGAFMLSAVGFVVLGMSGYFERVVKLIPPGIAAGLLAGILLRFGIGAFDGAGVDPLLVGALLLSYVLLRRFTARYAIVGVLLIGIVLLLGLGQVSFAGLELKPAVPVLTLPVFSLNALLSVALPLFLITLTGQYMPGMLVLRNDGFKTSANPILTVTGLGSLLMAPFGSHAFNVAAITAAICTGKEAHEEPAKRYLAGLACGVFYLLVGIFGSTLAALFVVLPATFITTLAGLALLGAIGGSLATALVEPNGRETALITFLATAANITLFGLGGAFWGLLAGLLAHGVMHGRLRPAGRQERA
- a CDS encoding TetR/AcrR family transcriptional regulator, whose product is MTMTTELSVVPEQSVNEPRKSRKNNPEKTRENILQEAIVEFVQQGLSGARVDAIAERIHTSKRMIYYYFGSKEQLYVEVLEKLYGDIRSTESRLHLAELAPRDAIRRLVEFTFDHHDRNVDFVRIVSIENIHNAEYVKHSETIKAMNNTILHALGEILQRGVDEGVFRAGLDPLDVHLLISSFCFYRVSNRHTFGEIFQIDLPDETIKQRHREMICESVLRYLQA
- a CDS encoding PLP-dependent aminotransferase family protein translates to MKTRKTAYPIWNRLQLAKDGHLSLREQLLLFLRKGIAEGSVKAGIRLPASRVLAAQLGLSRMTVTEAYGQLIAEGFLEARTGSGTYVMARIAEPTASPPARTGATIGSTRARALTGNDSMSVAPAAWPLTPGLPALDAFPYALWGRLEGRFWRRRPLPDLSYGDPQGFLPLREALAAYLGAARGVVCQASHIVITPGAQAAVSIATLALTDQGDRVWVENPGYDAAYRSVLLAGVQAVGVPVDKEGLDVQAGRRLAPDARLALVSPSHQYPLGVGMSLARRLALLQWAHDADAFILEDDYDSEFRYGGAPTPALKALDGHQGRVIYVGTLSKLLAPGLRLGFLVAPEAVVDVLRKVRNGSGHRVPLSLQTTAAEFIGNGHLGSHIRRSQAVYAQRRAALLAAIHNAGSERMRVASSVTGLHLLAELPDGLDDQAIAAAAHARKIGVAPLSGFFVGAQGRPRPGLLMGFGNTRAESMQDAVETLCRLIDRQRGSTL
- the quiC gene encoding 3-dehydroshikimate dehydratase QuiC; translated protein: MQRSIATVSLSGTLPEKLEAIAAAGFDGVEIFENDLLYYDGSPREIRQMCADLGIAITLFQPFRDFEGCRRDRLQRNLERAERKFDLMQELGTDLVLVCSNAAADSVGDRQILVDDLRLLAERAGSRGLRIGYEALAWGRHVNTYQQVWDIVREADHPSLGVLLDSFHTLSLKGDPAAIAEIPGDKIFFVQMADAPILAMDVLEWSRHFRCFPGQGDFDLPGFLAPIIKSGYTGPLSLEIFNDGFRAAPPRANAADGLRSLLYLEEKTRQRLAQEATPVANIDTLFAPPPASEYGGTEFLEFAVDEALGAKLGGWLERLGFAKAGQHRSKNVSLMRQGDINLILNSEPYSFAHSFFEAHGPSVCATAIRVKDSAKALERAVAYKGQPYRGLVGPNELELAAVRELDGSLIYLVDQEQGGQNLYDTDFNMLPGVVAKGGLKRIDHMAMALPADNLDSWVLFYKSLLDFTADDEVVLPDPYGLVKSRALRSRCSTIRLPLNISENRKTAISHALSSYGGSGVHHIAFDCDDIFAEVSRAKEAGVPLLDIPLNYYDDLAARFDFDDEFLSELAYYNVLYDRDAQGGELFHVYTEPFEGRFFFEIIQRKNGYVGYGAANVAVRLAAMAKSRSGAVRHAKL